A region of Plutella xylostella chromosome 29, ilPluXylo3.1, whole genome shotgun sequence DNA encodes the following proteins:
- the LOC105394615 gene encoding beta-1,3-glucan-binding protein — MRRFEAGNLNLCWVRVPTMGPTLDWGWANSNILVKLKEGDVIYYWIRVYGETILNTKLNAVHVVKDFFNRNGTRIKQKNLIEYPDTDYDNKFCPDPDCGASDSQVQGRSTPCAGDIMFREEFNEPIKRGGVRKWTPEVAFVDGPDFPFNFYSTEGTVDVDMRNGNLVIKPVLLDSVYGDGKVYGSLDLTRNCTGLLDSSECKREAFGADILPPVITGKLTTKNYFNFKYGKIEIRAKLPSGDWLIPEIILEPTDHVYGNGRYASGMLRIAFSPGNAESSRTLYGGPVLSSREPIRSQFLKEKIGTDDWNKEFHNYSVVWLPDSITMLVDGEEYGFIDKGIFFQSAEAREDKHTARWLAGSALAPMDEMFYISLGLRVGGSNDFQDVNGKPYKNGERKAILKFWEARDSWLPTWRDGSMLVDYVRVYAL, encoded by the exons ATGCGAAGATTCGAAGCTGGCAACTTGAACCTGTGTTGGGTCCGGGTGCCGACTATGGGTCCCACGCTAGACTGGGGCTGGGCAAACTCCAACATATTAGTGAAGCTTAAGGAGGGAGATGTCATTTACTACTGGATCAGGGTCTATGGGGAAACCATTTTGAATACTAAGCTCAATGCAGTGCATGTTGTTAAAG ATTTCTTCAACAGAAACGGCACAAGAATCAAGCAGAAGAATCTCATAGAGTATCCAGATACAGATTATGACAACAAGTTCTGTCCAGACCCTGACTGCGGTGCCTCGGACTCACAAGTCCAGGGCAGGTCCACCCCCTGCGCTGGAGACATCATGTTCCGAGAGGAGTTCAATGAACCAATCAAACGAGGTGGGGTGAGGAAGTGGACCCCAGAAGTTGCTTTTGTAGATGGTCCG GATTTCCCATTTAATTTCTATTCAACTGAAGGAACGGTAGATGTGGATATGAGGAATGGTAATTTGGTGATCAAACCAGTGTTGCTGGACTCAGTATACGGAGACGGAAAAGTGTATGGAAGCCTCGACTTAACCAGAAA CTGCACGGGTCTTTTAGATTCATCAGAGTGTAAGCGCGAGGCGTTTGGTGCTGACATCCTTCCCCCCGTTATTACTGGCAAGTTGACAACCAAGAACTACTTCAATTTCAAATACGGGAAGATTGAAATTCGTGCCAAATTACCATCAGGGGACTGGCTTATTCCAG aaataatCCTAGAACCTACAGACCACGTATACGGCAACGGTCGCTACGCATCCGGGATGCTTCGGATAGCATTTTCACCAGGAAATGCTGAGTCATCCAGGACTCTATACGGGGGCCCAGTCCTGTCGAGTAGGGAGCCAATCAGATCGCAGTTCTTGAAGGAAAAAATAGGGACCGATGATTGGAACAAGGAGTTTCATAATTATTCCGTGGTTTGGTTGCCAG ACAGCATAACAATGTTGGTAGATGGTGAAGAGTACGGGTTTATCGACAAAGGCATTTTCTTCCAGTCGGCCGAGGCTCGCGAGGACAAGCACACGGCGCGGTGGCTCGCCGGCTCGGCCCTGGCTCCAATGGATGAAATG TTCTACATATCCCTCGGTCTGCGGGTAGGCGGATCGAACGATTTCCAAGATGTTAACGGAAAACCGTACAAGAACGGCGAAAGGAAGGCAATCCTGAAGTTCTGGGAGGCCAGAGACTCCTGGCTGCCAACCTGGCGAGATGGCAGCATGCTTGTTGATTATGTTAGAGTTTACGCTTtgtaa